A genomic region of Raphanus sativus cultivar WK10039 chromosome 6, ASM80110v3, whole genome shotgun sequence contains the following coding sequences:
- the LOC108811668 gene encoding beta-glucosidase 33 — MATPTLTLFLVVLALTSTLSFNAEARPQPSDEDLGIVIGPNTGSDDDLGIVIGPHVSGELDNNLDDEELFSTGSDHDDLGIVIGPHVSEELDNKLDDEELGTIIGPEFEIHKHDFPKDFIFGTAVSAFQVEGAKKGSGRGLTRWDEFTHMFPDKVEHSDDADIGVDFYTRYKDDIKLMKELKTNGFRFSISWTRVLPNGSLRKGVNKEGVKFYNDLIDELIANEIQPSVTLFHWESPFALEMEYGGFVDERIVEDFRDFAKFCFENFGDRVKNWATFNEPSVYSVSGYSKGKKAPGRCSPFEVLKCPSGDSSEEPYKVAHNQILSHLAAVEEFRKCVKCQENGGKIGIVLVSHWYEPKDPNSSKDVEYARRALDYQLGWFLRPLTYGHYPTVMQKDVNIRLPEFTEEESEKLKKSLDFVGLNYYGAFFTTPLTNINASELSYSNDLGAKISPEQNHSPHLKTTSMGIVIYPDGLMNLLRHIQDEYKNPEIYIMENGMDEIDNGTKTLAEATNDYGRKEFIKSHILIMGKAIRLHNVRLKGYYIWSLMDNFEWERGYKMRFGLYYVDFNDNLKRHMRSSGKWLSEFLDSKESLHKCYFEGHREKGYAPKLFDTEYLDPDNWRLSYASDI; from the exons GAGGATCTCGGTATCGTCATTGGACCTAACACTGGGTCGGATGACGATCTTGGCATCGTTATTGGACCGCATGTGAGCGGAGAATTGGACAACAACCTAGATGATGAAGAACTTTTTAGTACTGGGTCGGATCATGACGATCTTGGCATCGTTATTGGACCGCATGTGAGCGAAGAATTGGACAACAAACTAGATGATGAAGAACTTGGTACCATCATTGGACCCGAGTTCGAGATCCACAAGCACGATTTCCCCAAAGATTTCATCTTTGGAACAGCCGTTTCCGCATTTCAG GTTGAAGGTGCTAAAAAGGGATCTGGGAGAGGCTTGACAAGATGGGATGAATTTACACACATGTTTCCTG ACAAGGTTGAACACAGTGATGACGCGGATATCGGAGTCGACTTCTATACCCGTTACAAG GATGACATAAAATTAATGAAGGAGTTGAAAACGAATGGGTTCAGATTTTCGATTTCATGGACCAGAGTCTTGCCTA ATGGAAGTTTAAGGAAAGGTGTAAACAAGGAGGGGGTGAAGTTCTACAACGATCTTATAGATGAACTTATTGCCAATG AGATTCAGCCTTCTGTTACTCTCTTTCACTGGGAATCTCCATTTGCTCTAGAAATGGAGTATGGTGGTTTTGTAGACGAAAGAATAGT AGAGGATTTCCGGGATTTTGCGAAATTCTGCTTTGAGAATTTTGGAGATAGGGTGAAGAACTGGGCAACATTTAACGAGCCATCGGTATATAGTGTTTCTGGTTATTCAAAAGGCAAGAAAGCTCCAGGACGGTGCTCTCCATTTGAAGTCCTCAAATGTCCCTCAGGAGATTCATCCGAAGAGCCTTACAAAGTTGCTCATAACCAGATCCTTTCTCATCTTGCTGCTGTTGAAGAATTCAGAAAATGTGTCAAG TGCCAAGAGAACGGAGGAAAGATTGGAATAGTGTTGGTATCTCACTGGTACGAGCCTAAAGATCCAAATTCTAGTAAAGATGTCGAGTACGCAAGGCGAGCTCTCGACTACCAACTCGGCTG GTTTCTTCGCCCTCTCACATATGGACATTATCCAACGGTAATGCAAAAAGATGTGAACATCCGATTGCCTGAATTTACCGAAGAAGAATCAGAGAAGCTAAAAAAATCTTTGGACTTCGTCGGATTAAATTACTATGGTGCATTTTTCACTACCCCTCTCACCAATATCAATGCATCGGAGCTTAGTTATTCCAACGACTTAGGCGCAAAAATATCAC CTGAGCAAAACCATTCACCACATCTCAag ACAACTTCAATGGGGATAGTGATATATCCAGATGGTTTGATGAATCTCTTGAGACATATCCAAGACGAATACAAGAATCCAGAGATTTACATTATGGAGAATG GGATGGACGAGATCGACAACGGAACCAAGACTTTAGCCGAAGCCACAAACGACTACGGGAGAAAAGAATTTATCAAGAGTCACATCTTGATCATGGGTAAAGCCATcag GCTGCACAATGTGAGGTTAAAGGGCTACTACATATGGTCGTTAATGGACAACTTCGAATGGGAGAGAGGGTACAAAATGAGGTTTGGACTCTATTACGTAGATTTCAATGATAACTTGAAACGACACATGAGGTCATCTGGAAAATGGCTAAGCGAGTTTCTTGATTCGAAAGAGTCTCTCCACAAATGCTACTTCGAAGGCCATCGTGAGAAAGGTTATGCTCCCAAGCTGTTCGATACTGAGTATTTGGATCCTGATAACTGGCGTCTAAGCTACGCAAGCGATATCTAA
- the LOC108811667 gene encoding centromere/kinetochore protein zw10 homolog: MPEIDALFESINVRDLLSGHDLNDPTTPLSAPDLRLLINRLDSHSLRIKSKVQSYLISHRSEFSHLFSTCQDAVSRTRLISDDVSDVVKLVSDGSVDVVEIREVVDEIREKTREVRVKRESLGLVSAVVGVCEALRETKEGLKGGRFGFAAERIRELKGVLRVGEEEEGGEPVVYVLLRREWSDCFDEIQEVLVKLMESAVRFELDSRKLRISYQLSVGETTGIALTTVLEAMEVIGMLDYGLAKAADSIFKHVITPAVTHSSTFVAVEDSSKTSGEITEATLKLEQSSDHKIENVDGDAIYSGVLTVVKFVCSSLCFGNVTWIHSFGRLTWPRISELIISKFLSKVVPEDASKFADFQKVIEKTSQFETALKELSFVSPSDAEGRLSKYAENVEVHFASRKKIEILARARSLLLQCNFTIPQGLATSLKSDGLESLDANSSKHIVRLLFSSETCVVSEAASQLVHLVHKTLEDVCVSSARVASEFYHAARDSILLYEAVVPVKLGKQLNGINQAAVLLHNDCLYLFEEILGLAFEYRASFPSSIKEYAVFADIAPRFKLMAEEVLQRQVQLVVSSLQEAIDGADGFQDTHQIKQFESAKFSIEQVVFSLEKVHLVWEPVLQPKTYKQSMCVVLESVFRRITRDILLLDDMAADETFQLQRLIHLMLENLSSLLGSLKSADDTSRPLDDLIPSLRKTRKLAELLDMPLKSITAAWESGELFSCNFTRTEVQDFIKAIFTDSPLRKECLWRIEDVS, translated from the exons ATGCCGGAGATCGACGCGTTATTCGAATCGATCAACGTCCGAGACCTTCTCTCCGGACACGATCTCAACGATCCGACGACTCCACTATCAGCTCCCGATCTCCGTCTCCTCATAAACCGTCTAGACTCCCACTCCCTCCGGATCAAGTCCAAAGTCCAGTCCTACCTCATCTCCCACCGCTCCGAGTTCTCCCACCTTTTCTCCACCTGCCAAGACGCCGTCTCCAGGACCCGCCTGATCTCCGACGACGTCTCCGATGTCGTGAAACTGGTCTCCGACGGTTCCGTCGACGTTGTCGAGATTCGCGAAGTGGTCGACGAGATAAGGGAGAAGACAAGGGAGGTGAGGGTGAAGAGGGAGTCGCTCGGTTTGGTGAGCGCGGTGGTGGGAGTGTGCGAGGCGTTGAGGGAGACGAAGGAGGGTTTGAAGGGAGGGAGGTTTGGATTCGCTGCTGAGAGGATCAGAGAGCTTAAAGGTGTGTTGAGGGTTggcgaagaggaagaaggaggaGAGCCTGTTGTTTACGTTTTGCTTAGGAGAGAGTGGTCTGATTGTTTTGACGAG ATTCAGGAGGTGCTTGTGAAGTTGATGGAAAGTGCAGTGCGTTTCGAGCTGGACTCGCGTAAGCTCAGGATTAGTTATCAGCTAAGCGTTGGTGAGACTACTGGTATCGCTCTTACCACTGTTCTCGAGGCAATGGAG GTGATTGGAATGTTAGACTATGGGCTTGCGAAAGCAGCCGACTCAATCTTCAAGCATGTCATTACCCCAGCTGTAACTCACTCATCGACTTTTGTTGCTGTGGAAGATTCATCTAAAACTTCAGGGGAAATAACCGAAGCGACATTAAAGCTAGAACAATCCTCAGATCACAAG ATTGAAAATGTCGACGGAGATGCAATATATTCAGGAGTTCTTACGGTTGTTAAATTCGTTTGCAGCTCCTTGTGCTTTGGAAACGTTACATGGATCCATTCTTTCGGGAGATTGACCTGGCCGAGGATATCAGAGCtaattatttctaaatttctttCAAAG GTTGTCCCAGAAGATGCTTCTAAATTTGCCGACTTTCAGAAAGTTATCGAAAAGACCTCTCAATTCGAAACAGCTCTAAAGGAACTGAGTTTCGTTTCACCATCTGACGCGGAGGGAAGGCTCAGCAAGTATGCTGAAAATGTGGAGGTTCATTTTGCATCCAGAAAGAAGATTGAAATTCTAGCAAGAGCTAGAAGTTTGCTGTTGCAGTGTAACTTTACGATTCCCCAGGGACTTGCTACCAGTTTGAAGTCTGATGGTTTGGAATCTTTAGATGCGAATTCGTCAAAGCACATCGTTCGCTTACTTTTTTCATCTGAAACGTGTGTGGTCTCCGAAGCTGCTTCTCAACTTGTGCACTTGGTGCATAAGACTCTCGAG GATGTTTGCGTGTCTTCTGCAAGGGTTGCGTCAGAGTTCTACCACGCTGCTCGAGATTCTATACTTCTATATGAAGCTGTTGTTCCCGTCAAG TTAGGGAAACAACTCAATGGCATCAATCAGGCTGCTGTTCTTCTGCACAACGATTGTTTATATTTATTCGAAGAGATACTTGGACTTGCCTTTGAG TATCGTGCTAGCTTCCCTAGTTCCATCAAGGAATATGCAGTCTTTGCTGACATAGCCCCAAGATTTAAATTGATGGCAGAAGAAGTTTTACAGAGACAAGTTCAGCTTGTAGTCTCTAGTTTGCAGGAG GCTATAGACGGTGCAGATGGATTTCAGGATACTCATCAAATAAAGCAATTCGAATCTGCAAAATTTAGCATTGAGCAG GTTGTCTTTAGTCTAGAGAAAGTGCATTTGGTATGGGAGCCGGTCCTACAGCCCAAAACTTACAAACAAAGCATGTGCGTGGTTTTGGAGTCGGTGTTCCGAAGAATAACCAGAGACATTCTTCTTCTGGACGACATGGCTGCTGATGAAACTTTTCAG CTACAAAGACTGATTCATCTCATGTTGGAGAATCTATCTTCTCTACTCGGTTCCTTGAAGTCTGCAGATGACACTTCTCGTCCTCTTGATGATCTCATACCATCTTTGCGTAAAACCCGAAAACTAGCAG AACTATTGGATATGCCTCTTAAGTCTATAACTGCAGCTTGGGAAAGTGGCGAGTTGTTTAGTTGCAATTTTACAAGAACAGAG GTACAAGATTTCATCAAGGCTATATTTACAGATTCGCCGTTGAGAAAAGAATGTTTATGGAGGATAGAAGACGTTAGCTAG